A DNA window from Hydra vulgaris chromosome 13, alternate assembly HydraT2T_AEP contains the following coding sequences:
- the LOC100202518 gene encoding tubulin polyglutamylase ttll6 isoform X9, whose amino-acid sequence MKKYQKINHFPGMSEICRKDLLARNMNRLWKQFPKDFVIFPRTWCIPADFGDFLTFCRAKKNKTFIFKPDSGSQGKGIYLAKNLKNFKPESSVICQQYISRPFLIDGFKFDLRIYVAVTSCNPLRIFVYKDGLARFATVKYAYPANNNLNNVYMHLTNYAIQKNSLGYCRDNETGSKRKISTINKWFQENGYDIKKIWKNIDDIIIKTLITAHPVLKHNYLTCFPNVKGSACFEILGFDVILDRKLKPWILEVNHSPSFTTDSKLDREIKDAVVYDTLMLANFSLNDKRKCLEDERKHLHERLVKSKNRKKVGKDIEESKEMEDYLKNLTKYEDENIGSFRRLYPENNEEEYRLFFENSCSLFQQTAASKARAECARLQREEISAKKKLITKNSKRLTKLSDSKIDLVKRRLSRRTASVIQKTKGSITLLNSSEPCPINKYDEQERLGNLMRRENLLKSFGLPKTVKTLLESVEHLKILGGVKNAIQKESQKQLSEKEVMKMTENEYVDVLSYNHWPSNYLLQRSLHKIKYLPSDINNFFGMFPISKLSKLTSEQVDSSNLKHSPLTNHNSSNLGVGTNCDLNYRGISCSTITLSNLEQGKCYPKIERGYSKRLSSENNSLCNGLPGLRISSSSPARIKGRTNTVMQNAINSQLLIQSPYTQRVQKACNNIRIKQIQLLKRSASSRTLERRVSSSN is encoded by the exons atgaaaaaatatcag aaaatcaatCACTTTCCTGGTATGAGTGAGATATGCCGTAAAGATCTTTTGGCTCGCAACATGAACAGATTATGGAAGCAATTTCCTAAAGACTTTGTAATATTTCCTAGAACTTGGTGCATTCCTGCTGa CTTTGgtgattttttaacattttgtcgagcaaaaaagaacaaaacatttatttttaaaccagaTAGCGGCTCACAAGGAAAAGGAATATACTTAGCAAAAAATCTAAAG aactttaaaccAGAATCCAGTGTGATTTGTCAGCAGTACATCTCAAGACCATTTTTGATTGATGGTTTTAAGTTTGATCTTCGAATTTATGTTGCTGTTACTTCGTGCAATCCattaagaatttttgtttataaagacgGGCTTGCAAGGTTTGCAACAGTAAAATATGCTTATCCTGCAAATAACAATCTT aacaATGTTTATATGCATTTAACTAATTATGCTATTCAGAAAAACAGTCTAGGGTATTGTCGTGACAATGAAACAGGGAGTAAAAG aaaGATATCAACAATCAACAAATGGTTTCAAGAAAATGGGtatgatattaaaaagatttggaaaaatattgat GACATAATAATCAAGACTCTAATTACCGCCCATCCTGTTCTCAAACATAACTATCTCACATGTTTTCCTAATGTAAAAGGAAGTGCTTGTTTTGAAATTCTTGGGTTCGATGTTATATTAGACAGAAAGCTCAAACCTTGGATTTTGGAg gTTAATCATTCACCTAGTTTTACAACAGACTCAAAGCTTGATCGTGAAATAAAAGATGCAGTTGTTTATGATACTTTGATGCTTGCAAACTTCTCATTGAATGATAAAAGAAAGTGTCTTGAAGATGAAAGAAAACACTTACACGAAAGActtgtaaaatcaaaaaatcgtaaaaaagttggaaa AGACATTGAGGAAAGCAAAGAAATGgaagattatttgaaaaatttaaccaaGTATGAAGATGAAAATATTGGCAGTTTTAg ACGTTTGTATCCAGAAAACAATGAAGAAGAGTAcagattattttttgaaaatagctgTTCACTATTTCAACAAACTGCTGCTTCTAAGGCTCGTGCAGAGTGTGCTCGTTTACAGAGGGAAGAAATTTCagccaaaaaaaagttaataacaaaGAACTCAAAAAGGTTGACCAAACTTTCAG ATTCAAAAATCGATCTTGTAAAAAGACGTCTGAGTAGAAGGACTGCGTCAGTAATACAGAAAACAAAG ggaagtattactttattaaactcATCTGAACCTTGTCCCATAAATAAATATGATGAACAAGAAAGACTGGGAAATCTAATGCGTAGAGAGAACCTATTAAAATCGTTTGGGTTACCAAAGACTGTTAAAACTTTGTTGGAAAGTGTGGAACACCTCAAAATTTTAGGAGGCGTAAAAAACGCTATTCAAAAAGAATCTCAAAAACAACTGTCGGAAAAAGAAGTAATG AAAATGACGGAAAATGAGTATGTAGATGTCTTATCATATAACCACTGGCCCTCCAATTACCTGTTACAACGCTcgttacataaaattaaatatttaccttctgatataaataatttttttgggaTGTTTCCTATTTCAAAGTTATCAAAATTGACTTCTGAACAGGTTGATTCCAGCAATTTAAAACACAGTCCCTTAACTAATCACAACAGTAGCAATCTTGGTGTTGGCACTAACTGTGATTTAAACTATAGAGGTATTTCCTGCTCTACAATTACCTTAAGCAATTTAGAACAAGGTAAGTGTTACCCCAAAATTGAGCGAGGTTATTCAAAAAGACTTAGTTCtgaaaacaacagtttatgcaATGGATTACCAGGTTTGAGAATCTCGTCCTCGTCTCCGGCTCGAATTAAAGGCCGTACTAATACTGTAATGCAAAACGCAATTAATTCTCAACTTCTTATTCA atcaCCATACACACAGCGAGTACAAAAGGCGTGTAACAATATTAGAATAAAg CAAATCCAGTTGTTAAAAAGAAGCGCATCTTCTAGGACGCTTGAGAGGCGAGTGTCTTCATCAAATTAG
- the LOC100202518 gene encoding tubulin polyglutamylase ttll6 isoform X8: MISEDLSTKSLNNNQDYSHHFLNDADAGDINIFYSVFSKTSLNKVVINDQNFGDHSSASTKDSLMNNSKKNYQENLSFNEICLDTSENIFQKDLVTNVNDKCDFKNENVLVKQSHGFLRYPKKKDKRKKRILKINLINCKYECVRRAAKKFGFQEVEDTDDWTLLWTDCSVSFEKVFNMKKYQKINHFPGMSEICRKDLLARNMNRLWKQFPKDFVIFPRTWCIPADFGDFLTFCRAKKNKTFIFKPDSGSQGKGIYLAKNLKNFKPESSVICQQYISRPFLIDGFKFDLRIYVAVTSCNPLRIFVYKDGLARFATVKYAYPANNNLNNVYMHLTNYAIQKNSLGYCRDNETGSKRKISTINKWFQENGYDIKKIWKNIDDIIIKTLITAHPVLKHNYLTCFPNVKGSACFEILGFDVILDRKLKPWILEVNHSPSFTTDSKLDREIKDAVVYDTLMLANFSLNDKRKCLEDERKHLHERLVKSKNRKKVGKDIEESKEMEDYLKNLTKYEDENIGSFRRLYPENNEEEYRLFFENSCSLFQQTAASKARAECARLQREEISAKKKLITKNSKRLTKLSDSKIDLVKRRLSRRTASVIQKTKGSITLLNSSEPCPINKYDEQERLGNLMRRENLLKSFGLPKTVKTLLESVEHLKILGGVKNAIQKESQKQLSEKEVMKMTENEYVDVLSYNHWPSNYLLQRSLHKIKYLPSDINNFFGMFPISKLSKLTSEQVDSSNLKHSPLTNHNSSNLGVGTNCDLNYRGISCSTITLSNLEQGKCYPKIERGYSKRLSSENNSLCNGLPGLRISSSSPARIKGRTNTVMQNAINSQLLIQSPYTQRVQKACNNIRIKQIQLLKRSASSRTLERRVSSSN, from the exons ATGATTTCTGAAGATCTTTCAACAAAAAGCCTTAATAATAATCAGGACTATTCACACCATTTCTTAAATGATGCTGATGCCggagatataaatattttttacagtgtGTTTTCAAAAACCAGTTTGAATAAAGTTGTTATTAATGACCAAAATTTTGGAGACCATTCATCAGCTTCTACTAAAGATAGTTTAATgaataattcaaaaaagaattatcaagaaaatttaagttttaatgaaatCTGTTTAGACAcctcagaaaatatttttcaaaaggattTAGTTACTAATGTTAATGACAAGTgcgattttaaaaatgaaaatgttttagtCAAACAAAGCCATGGATTTTTAagatatccaaaaaaaaaagacaaaagaaaaaaaag aatattgaaaatcaatttaataaattgcaaGTATGAATGTG TGCGAAGAGCTGCTAAAAAATTTGGTTTCCAAGAAGTTGAAGATACTGACGATTGGACTTTATTGTGGACAGACTGCTCTgttagttttgaaaaagtttttaacatgaaaaaatatcag aaaatcaatCACTTTCCTGGTATGAGTGAGATATGCCGTAAAGATCTTTTGGCTCGCAACATGAACAGATTATGGAAGCAATTTCCTAAAGACTTTGTAATATTTCCTAGAACTTGGTGCATTCCTGCTGa CTTTGgtgattttttaacattttgtcgagcaaaaaagaacaaaacatttatttttaaaccagaTAGCGGCTCACAAGGAAAAGGAATATACTTAGCAAAAAATCTAAAG aactttaaaccAGAATCCAGTGTGATTTGTCAGCAGTACATCTCAAGACCATTTTTGATTGATGGTTTTAAGTTTGATCTTCGAATTTATGTTGCTGTTACTTCGTGCAATCCattaagaatttttgtttataaagacgGGCTTGCAAGGTTTGCAACAGTAAAATATGCTTATCCTGCAAATAACAATCTT aacaATGTTTATATGCATTTAACTAATTATGCTATTCAGAAAAACAGTCTAGGGTATTGTCGTGACAATGAAACAGGGAGTAAAAG aaaGATATCAACAATCAACAAATGGTTTCAAGAAAATGGGtatgatattaaaaagatttggaaaaatattgat GACATAATAATCAAGACTCTAATTACCGCCCATCCTGTTCTCAAACATAACTATCTCACATGTTTTCCTAATGTAAAAGGAAGTGCTTGTTTTGAAATTCTTGGGTTCGATGTTATATTAGACAGAAAGCTCAAACCTTGGATTTTGGAg gTTAATCATTCACCTAGTTTTACAACAGACTCAAAGCTTGATCGTGAAATAAAAGATGCAGTTGTTTATGATACTTTGATGCTTGCAAACTTCTCATTGAATGATAAAAGAAAGTGTCTTGAAGATGAAAGAAAACACTTACACGAAAGActtgtaaaatcaaaaaatcgtaaaaaagttggaaa AGACATTGAGGAAAGCAAAGAAATGgaagattatttgaaaaatttaaccaaGTATGAAGATGAAAATATTGGCAGTTTTAg ACGTTTGTATCCAGAAAACAATGAAGAAGAGTAcagattattttttgaaaatagctgTTCACTATTTCAACAAACTGCTGCTTCTAAGGCTCGTGCAGAGTGTGCTCGTTTACAGAGGGAAGAAATTTCagccaaaaaaaagttaataacaaaGAACTCAAAAAGGTTGACCAAACTTTCAG ATTCAAAAATCGATCTTGTAAAAAGACGTCTGAGTAGAAGGACTGCGTCAGTAATACAGAAAACAAAG ggaagtattactttattaaactcATCTGAACCTTGTCCCATAAATAAATATGATGAACAAGAAAGACTGGGAAATCTAATGCGTAGAGAGAACCTATTAAAATCGTTTGGGTTACCAAAGACTGTTAAAACTTTGTTGGAAAGTGTGGAACACCTCAAAATTTTAGGAGGCGTAAAAAACGCTATTCAAAAAGAATCTCAAAAACAACTGTCGGAAAAAGAAGTAATG AAAATGACGGAAAATGAGTATGTAGATGTCTTATCATATAACCACTGGCCCTCCAATTACCTGTTACAACGCTcgttacataaaattaaatatttaccttctgatataaataatttttttgggaTGTTTCCTATTTCAAAGTTATCAAAATTGACTTCTGAACAGGTTGATTCCAGCAATTTAAAACACAGTCCCTTAACTAATCACAACAGTAGCAATCTTGGTGTTGGCACTAACTGTGATTTAAACTATAGAGGTATTTCCTGCTCTACAATTACCTTAAGCAATTTAGAACAAGGTAAGTGTTACCCCAAAATTGAGCGAGGTTATTCAAAAAGACTTAGTTCtgaaaacaacagtttatgcaATGGATTACCAGGTTTGAGAATCTCGTCCTCGTCTCCGGCTCGAATTAAAGGCCGTACTAATACTGTAATGCAAAACGCAATTAATTCTCAACTTCTTATTCA atcaCCATACACACAGCGAGTACAAAAGGCGTGTAACAATATTAGAATAAAg CAAATCCAGTTGTTAAAAAGAAGCGCATCTTCTAGGACGCTTGAGAGGCGAGTGTCTTCATCAAATTAG
- the LOC136089579 gene encoding uncharacterized protein LOC136089579: protein MNHLKRLLKKSEEIAIKLGTEPVFPQVRLSRKRRFFEYEGTDTPLNGKSKYKVDFFNAIIDVALVSLNKRFKMLDSYNKILGFLTRTEKMRSLDANELLNDCKILEISLRNPSTEESDVNHEELYSEINTFLRMDASAESKDALEILKYITANSLIEIFPNLFIALRILLTSPISVANAERSFSKLKLIKNYLRSTMGQDRLSALALISIENKISRAFFASLRSNKYPKHNRTQELKTQLI, encoded by the coding sequence ATGAATCATTTGAAgcgattattaaaaaaatctgaagaaaTAGCTATAAAATTAGGTACTGAGCCAGTATTCCCTCAAGTGCGGCTTAGCCGAAAACGACGTTTTTTTGAATATGAAGGAACTGATACACCTCTAAATGGAAAGTCTAAATAtaaagtagatttttttaatgcaataattGATGTTGCATTAGTAAGCttaaataaaagattcaaaatgCTTGATTCatacaacaaaatattaggttttttaACCCGTACCGAAAAAATGCGAAGTTTAGATGCAAATGAATTGTTGAATGATTGTAAAATCTTAGAAATATCACTGAGAAATCCTAGTACAGAAGAATCGGACGTGAACCATGAAGAGTTATACTCggaaataaatacatttttaagaatGGATGCTTCGGCGGAATCGAAAGATGCACTGGAAATTTTGAAGTATATTACGGCAAATTCTTTAATCgaaatttttccaaatttatttattgccCTACGAATTTTACTAACTTCCCCTATTTCAGTGGCAAACGCAGAGAGGtcattttccaaattaaaactcataaaaaactatttacgtTCCACTATGGGTCAAGACCGCTTATCTGCATTAGCTTTAATTtccattgaaaataaaataagtcgTGCGTTTTTTGCTTCGTTACGTTCTAATAAATATCCAAAACACAATAGAACACAAGAATTAAAAACTCAACTAATATAA